A window from Mesorhizobium sp. WSM2240 encodes these proteins:
- a CDS encoding cytochrome c oxidase subunit II yields the protein MAIALVLVLVVVGSVLFHALSPWWWTPIASNWGYIDSTLIITFWITGAVFAAVVLFMAYCVWRFRHKEGNVAHYEPENKRLEWWLTILTGLGVTAMLVPGLFVWNQFITVPADATEVEVIAQQWQWSYRLPGADGKLGTSDSRLVSPENPLGVNPDDANGQDDVVVEAADLHLPIDKPVKMLLRSIDVLHDFYVPEFRAKMDMIPGSVTYFWFTPTRTGTFEVLCAELCGTGHGFMRGIVMIDTAEDYATWLGEQSTFAQLSAPEQVGAAEEAVVRP from the coding sequence ATGGCGATTGCGCTTGTACTCGTTCTGGTGGTGGTGGGCTCGGTCCTGTTCCACGCCCTCAGCCCTTGGTGGTGGACGCCCATCGCCTCGAACTGGGGCTATATCGACTCGACGCTGATCATCACATTCTGGATCACCGGCGCGGTGTTCGCTGCCGTCGTGCTGTTCATGGCCTATTGCGTCTGGCGCTTCCGCCACAAGGAAGGCAACGTCGCCCACTACGAACCGGAGAACAAGCGGCTCGAATGGTGGCTGACCATCCTGACCGGGCTCGGCGTCACCGCCATGCTGGTTCCAGGCCTGTTCGTCTGGAATCAGTTCATCACGGTTCCCGCCGACGCAACCGAAGTCGAGGTGATCGCCCAGCAATGGCAGTGGAGCTACCGCCTGCCCGGCGCGGACGGCAAGCTCGGCACATCCGACAGCCGCCTGGTCAGCCCCGAGAATCCGCTGGGCGTCAATCCGGACGACGCAAACGGCCAGGACGACGTGGTCGTCGAGGCCGCCGACCTGCATTTGCCGATCGACAAGCCGGTGAAGATGTTGCTGCGCTCGATTGACGTGCTGCACGATTTCTACGTGCCCGAGTTCCGCGCCAAGATGGACATGATCCCCGGTTCGGTCACCTATTTCTGGTTCACGCCGACGCGGACGGGGACCTTCGAGGTGCTGTGCGCGGAGCTTTGCGGCACAGGGCACGGATTCATGCGCGGCATCGTCATGATCGATACCGCGGAAGACTACGCCACCTGGCTCGGCGAGCAGTCGACATTCGCGCAATTGTCGGCGCCCGAACAGGTCGGCGCGGCCGAAGAGGCGGTGGTGCGGCCTTGA